The Lachnospiraceae bacterium genome includes the window TGGAACATCAGGATGTGTATTATGCGTATATAGAAAAGGAAGATATCTATGGCGATCTCGATCCGAAGGAAGCCATCCAGCATTTTCAAGAGGTCTTTTCCGACCGGTTCCCGGAGATTCCGCCGATCGAATTCAAAGTGAGTCCGGTGCATAAATCATTAGAAGCCAGTGTCAGTCCAGCATTTTATATGACGCCTGCGATGGATGATTATCATAATAACTCCATTTACATCAATGGCGGGACGGAGAGCATGGGTTCTCTCTGGGCCACATTTGCACACGAAGGGATCCCCGGCCATATGTATCAGTTCGTCTATTTCCTTTCTCAGGAGCCAGAGCCGATCCGGGCGCTGCTGTCCTTTAGCGGTTATCAGGAGGGCTGGGCCACCTATGTGGAGATGATGAGCTACGACTATTATGATTTTGAGGATCCGGGCTTTGCCACGCTCGAGAGAATCAACGGCGAGCTCAATCTGCTCGTATCTGCGCGGTTAGAGATCGGCATCAACTACGAAGGCTGGACGCTCGAGGAGACGCAGACCTATCTGAGCGACAATGGCTACGATGCCTCTGCCGCCGAGGGCGTCATGGAATATGTGATTGCCGAGCCCGCCAACTACCAGATGTACTGCACTGGCTGGCTGGAGTTTGAAGAGCTTCGCGGCTATGCTGAGACGGCGCTGCAGGAGCGGTTCGACGAATCAGAGTTTCACAAGATCATTTTAGAAGCAGGCCCCTGCCAGTTCGATGTGCTAAAGAGCGTAGTAGAAAATTACGTAAAAGGCTGAGTGCAGAGCGAAAGCGCAGAGCGCTAAAATTTCATGAATATAGTAAAACAGCTTCCTTTCAGGATGACGGAAAGGAAGCTGTTTTTATGCAGGCGGCGCGCTGTATAGATAAATAAACCAATAGGAGCCGCCGCTTTCCTGATAAAGCCCTGCCTGCTGAAGGGCATTTAAACTGCTGTCATCAAGCGGTATGACCGAAAGAGTGACTTCGTCATTTTCCCGCGCAGGCGGGTAGACGCGGTCCTGATAAAGCTGCTCGATCTGTTCTTTGCTCCAGTCGCTTTGCAGGATGATGGTGGCGCTGACGGCACGGGCAACTTGATCCTCGGAAGCGGAGCTGGAGATAAAGCGCGCACCCTCCGGCATCTCGTGCTCAAAGAGCGGGGCGGCAAAGGCACCGGCAAAGCGTTCGGATTTTTTGTTGGCGATTGTCTCCGGCAGTACAAAGAGGAGACAGAGAATGACGATGGCAAATAGAGAGCCAAAAATGTAAGGGAATTTCCCCTTGGGTAGCTGCATATGTTGCTCCTTTCGATAAATTTAGGTAAACAAAAAGCCGCCCCGCAATCGTAATGAAAACGAAACGACCTTGAGCGGAGAAGAAGAGATTTGAACTCTTGCGCCGCTATTAACGACCTACTCCCTTTCCAGGGGAGCCCCTTCAGCCACTTGGGTACTTCTCCATAAAATGTAAGCACTGGCAAGGCGCCTACGAAAACAAATATAACGATAAAGCGGAAAGGGTGGGATTCGAACCCACGGCCCCTTGCGGAGACACTGGATTTCGAGACCAGCTCCTTCGACCACTCGGACACCTCTCCAACAGCGTCATCCACAAACGCGAATTTCATTATATCTGAAAAGAATAGGCCTGTCAAGTTGTTTTTGAAAAATTCTTAAGATTGGTACGCAGGGTTTGCTTTTCTCATGCAAACTTGCTATAATAAGCACAATTATTGCATATTTCGGCACAAGGAGGCAAAGGATGGAACAGGTACATGTGATGCAGCATCCGCTGATTCAGCACAAGATCGGCGTGCTTAGGCGTAAGGAAACGACATCAAAGGATTTTAGGCAGCTGGTGGGAGAGATCGCTATGCTGATGTGCTATGAAGCGACGCGCTTTTTGCCGCTGACGGATGTGGCGATCGAAACGCCCATCTGTAAAACAACGGTTAAAGAAATCAAAGGAAAGAAAATGGCAGTCGTACCCATTCTGCGGGCCGGGCTGGGCATGGTGGATGGGCTCCTGACGATCGTTCCCGGTGCAAAGGTAGGACATATCGGGCTGTATCGTGACCCGGAGACGGCGCTGCCGATCGAATATTACTGCAAGCTGCCAGCTGATTGCAGCGAGCGCGAGGTATTTGTGGTGGATCCGATGCTGGCCACCGGCGGTTCAGCGGCTGCTGCGATTACGATGCTTAAGGAAAGAGGCATTGAGCACATTCACTTTCTGTGCATTATCGCTGCGCCCGAGGGCGTGGAAAAGCTGACGCAGGAGCATCCGGATGTGGATATCTATATCGGCGCGCTCGATGAAAAGCTGAATGATCATAAATACATTGTGCCCGGTCTTGGTGATGCAGGCGACCGCATCTTTGGCACAAAATAAGAAAAGTAAGAATAGAAAGTAAGGATATAAAGAGAGAATGGAAAAAATATGGGCGGTTGTGCCGGCGGCCGGCATTGGCAAACGCATGGGGATGGCAGTGAAAAAGCAGTTCATTCGCCTGAAAGGAAAGGAAATTCTGATCCGCACGCTGCAGACGCTGGCCGAGGTGCCGGAGATTGAAGGGATTTTGCTGATGGTCAGCCGGGATGATCTGGATCTCTGTCAGCACTTGATTCATGATCATCATATTGAAAAGGTAAAGGATATTCTGCCGGGCGGCAGCACAAGGCAGGAGTCTGTGCTAAAAGGACTCAGCGCAATTCCAAAGGATTGCACGATGGCTGTCATTCACGATGGAGCGCGGCCGCTGGTCACGCGCCAGCAGATCAAGGAGACGATTGAGGCAGCCCGAAAGCATGGCGGCGCGCTGCTTGCTGTGCCGGTCAAGGATACGATTAAAGTGGCCAACAAAAAGGGGTTTGCCGTGCAAACGCCGCCACGGAGCAATCTGTGGAGTGCGCAGACGCCGCAGGCGTTTCGCTATCCAGACATTTTAAATGCACATCGCCATGCGATGGTGATGGGTGATTATGCCTGTACTGATGACAGCCAAATTGTAGAAAAGTACCTGGATCTGCCGGTGAAGATCGTACAGGGCTCCTATGAAAATATTAAGATCACAACGCCGGAGGACATCAGCATCGGCGAACGGATTTTAGAAGCGCGCGCAGCGCAAAATGACGGAGGGGCAAAGGCATGACCAGAAAGCTGTATGACGAGGATTCGCATATTCAGAGCTTTGAAGCGAAGGTTCTTTCTTGTCTGCCGGCGGAAACCGGCTATAAGGTAGTGCTGGATCAGACAGCCTTTTTTGCGGAAGGCGGCGGCCAGCCGGCTGACCGGGGGATTTTGGATGGACAGACGGTGCACGATGTGCAGGAGGAAGAAGGAGAGGTCTATCATTATATAGAAAATCCCATTGTATGCGGCTCGGTAGTAAAAGGACAGATTGACTGGGCTTTTCGTTATGATTATATGCAGCAGCATTCCGGAGAGCATATTTTGTCTGGACTGGCCTATGCATGGAAGGGTGTTCATAATGTAGGTTTTCATATGAATGAGGCTGTGACAACGATAGATTTTGACGGCGTTTTCAGTGCAGAAGAGCTGGAAGAATTAGAACGGCGTGCCAATCAGGCGATTTATGAAAACCTGCCGATTACAGTGAGCTATCCCGGGCCAGAGGAGCTTGCCCGGATGGAATACCGCAGCAAAAAGAAACTGACGGGCGCTGTACGCATTGTGAAGGTGGCAGATGCGGATTGCTGCGCGTGCTGCGCGCCGCATGTGCGCCGTACCGGAGAAATTGGCCAGATTAAGATTGCCTCAGCCGAGAGCTATAAGGGAGGCGTGCGCCTGACGATCCTGTGCGGGCAGAGGGCCCTAGTGGATTATGGCGTTAAAAGCCGGCTTTTGAAGGAGCTCGGAGCGGCGCTTTCGGTGAAGGCGGAGGAGATTGGGAAAGCGGTAGAAAAACAAAATGGCGAAATGGATCGCCTGAAGGAGCAGGTGGCGGCGCTTTCGCAGGAGCTGATCGAGTGCCGTTTGCAGCAGCCTTTGGAGCAGTCATCGGTCTGTCTGATTGAGAAAAACATGGATGCTGTGGCCGCGCGCAGCTTGGTGAATC containing:
- the upp gene encoding uracil phosphoribosyltransferase, coding for MEQVHVMQHPLIQHKIGVLRRKETTSKDFRQLVGEIAMLMCYEATRFLPLTDVAIETPICKTTVKEIKGKKMAVVPILRAGLGMVDGLLTIVPGAKVGHIGLYRDPETALPIEYYCKLPADCSEREVFVVDPMLATGGSAAAAITMLKERGIEHIHFLCIIAAPEGVEKLTQEHPDVDIYIGALDEKLNDHKYIVPGLGDAGDRIFGTK
- the ispD gene encoding 2-C-methyl-D-erythritol 4-phosphate cytidylyltransferase; protein product: MEKIWAVVPAAGIGKRMGMAVKKQFIRLKGKEILIRTLQTLAEVPEIEGILLMVSRDDLDLCQHLIHDHHIEKVKDILPGGSTRQESVLKGLSAIPKDCTMAVIHDGARPLVTRQQIKETIEAARKHGGALLAVPVKDTIKVANKKGFAVQTPPRSNLWSAQTPQAFRYPDILNAHRHAMVMGDYACTDDSQIVEKYLDLPVKIVQGSYENIKITTPEDISIGERILEARAAQNDGGAKA